From one Streptomyces chromofuscus genomic stretch:
- a CDS encoding FAD:protein FMN transferase: protein MGTVFSFDVRGCSGLSRTREALTEAVDFLHHVDRVFSPYREDSEVSRLARGELNPEQCGPDVQEVTRLCEDVVRRTEGWFSPWYAGSGDGWDPTGLVKGWATERAARMLASAAPDTAVCVNGGGDIQLLGGPWRIGLADPLGPGALTAVVEVGADVPEAAVATSGPAERGCHILDPHTGEPPAHPLAAMTVVSSTLTVADAFATAAYAMGDAARSWLEEQPDAEGLATTATGATWQSTGFAHWTN, encoded by the coding sequence ATGGGCACGGTGTTCTCGTTCGACGTCCGCGGGTGCTCCGGCCTCTCCCGTACGCGCGAGGCGCTCACGGAGGCGGTGGACTTCCTGCACCACGTGGACCGGGTCTTCTCCCCATACCGCGAGGACAGCGAGGTCAGCCGCCTGGCGCGCGGAGAGCTCAACCCTGAGCAGTGCGGTCCGGACGTCCAGGAGGTGACGCGCCTGTGCGAGGACGTGGTGCGGCGCACCGAGGGCTGGTTCTCCCCCTGGTACGCGGGAAGCGGCGACGGATGGGATCCGACCGGACTGGTGAAAGGCTGGGCCACGGAGCGCGCGGCCCGCATGCTGGCCTCGGCGGCCCCCGACACGGCCGTGTGCGTCAACGGCGGCGGTGACATCCAGCTGCTCGGCGGGCCCTGGCGCATCGGCCTCGCCGACCCCCTGGGCCCGGGCGCGCTGACCGCGGTGGTGGAGGTGGGCGCTGATGTACCAGAGGCGGCCGTGGCGACGTCGGGCCCGGCGGAACGCGGCTGCCACATCCTCGACCCTCATACCGGCGAGCCGCCCGCACACCCGCTCGCGGCGATGACGGTCGTCAGCTCCACCCTCACGGTCGCCGACGCCTTCGCCACCGCCGCCTACGCCATGGGCGATGCCGCCCGCTCCTGGCTGGAGGAGCAGCCCGACGCCGAGGGCCTGGCGACGAC